From a region of the Impatiens glandulifera chromosome 4, dImpGla2.1, whole genome shotgun sequence genome:
- the LOC124933537 gene encoding protein indeterminate-domain 13-like produces MHDAEVIALLPDVELQETLNRGRGREGKVFICPERSCKHHDPKQALGDITAIKKHYARKHGLEKNWKCPKCLKKYAEETDAKEHLFVGERGIKRCVNYSV; encoded by the exons ATGCATG ATGCTGAGGTGATTGCTTTGTTACCTGACGTTGAGCTCCAGGAGACGTTGAACAGGGGGAGAGGACGTGAGGGAAAAGTGTTCATTTGTCCTGAGCGCAGTTGCAAACATCACGACCCGAAACAAGCTTTGGGCGATATCACAGCAATAAAGAAACACTACGCCAGAAAACACGGCCTAGAGAAGAATTGGAAGTGTCCAAAATGCCTCAAGAAATACGCAGAGGAGACCGACGCAAAAGAACACCTCTTTGTGGGTGAGAGAGGAATAAAAAGATGTGTAAATTATAGCGTGTAA